TCAATATTGACTTGTTGCACCTTCAGGTGGTTGGCTGCCTTTTAGTATATCAGAACCTGCCAAAACGTTACTGGTCGACGATGGAACCTCCCTTAAAACAGGTTGCGATGAATTTTGAAACAATTACCTGATAGCACGAAAGAATTTGCATTCATGCCATGGCAGAGTTTGTGCGAAACCTTCACTGCTATATTACACCAAATGCAGTGTGCCACATTAACTTATAAACGTACCCATCCCTAATTTCACACTGGACACCAACATCGAGACATTTATTCTGGTGGCTTGAGTGACCAGTCGCTTTAAAAAATCAAGGAATATGTCCCGATAATGTCAACTTGCACTGCCTGCATTTACAGGTAGTACATTTGGGTCTTTGATAGAGAATTTATGGGACAGTGCCATAATTTACTATTAAAAAACATGATTGCATGACACAACTACGCTATATGCAGAAAAAATGCAGATAGGAACGATGCCTGCCCCCAAAATATTTGACTGCAAGCATTGACTGGATTATTTGGGCATATTATGTGCCATTTACCCTATCGAGAAGTCTCTATTTGGGGTATGCTGCTCGAAGGGTGACCAGATGCGCACATAGGAGAACGCCTTTTCCCGTTTCCATTCTAGCCGATTGGTGCGGCATGTCGCTCATGCCACATAGCATGGAGTTTGTCAAATGGAGCACGGGATTTAAGATGAAAAGTGAGCTATGAAGTCTGAATTTGAGTGAGTAGGCTTGCTTATTCTCGCTGTATGCCATTGAAAAATGCGCTGCAATGGGAGAGCACTTCAAAGCGACCTGTTTAATTACCATAGCAAAGTTGCATAATTGGAAAGGATCTACGCAAAGCTTTCGCATATTGAGGAACAGACCTTGACGGTGGAAGCACTTCACCCCGTCAAATCAGTCATTGATTGGAAATAAAAAATGAAGGTTTGCACAGCCTAAACAAGAACACATTTATCACGGATATGATTTTTTTACTTCACACTGTTTTGTTGGCACATACGAGGCAGGAATTGTGCACTTTTCTGACAGCTGAAATAGGCTTCACATGATGCCCGGAGCAGACAGATGAAAAAATATAATCAGAAAAGGTGGGTCAGGCACTGCGGTTCTATTGTTGAAGACATAAATGCTACCATTCCAGTGCACTTTCCTCTTCAAGAAGAGGCAAAAGAGATGCTCCAAAAGTCTGCATATCTGTTGCGTTTGTGCGAACTGCACAGAACTATTGGGAATTCTTCTATGCATGAGTGCAACCCCTTCAAAAGGCTGCAATAATTAGAAGGTCGATCAAATCCATACTCCACAAATAGTTCATGCCACACGCAGCTCCAGGTCGCAAATTCATTGAATATAGGTGGCTGGCAAAACTGTCAGAAACCTAATGTAATCAAAAATGGAGTGAGCAACCTGCCAGAACATCACAGAGATGCATTACACCTGCCCATTTTCTTAAATTTTCCATAACCTCATGAATGTTGTACCAAGTGTCATGAAAAATGACTTCTATTCACAACATAGTTTCACTGCTGTCGCCAAAATTTGCACTGAAAGTGCTTCGACAGTAAAGAAGTGCAAGTTGGGGGCTTTCTTCAAGCAAGTTAGACGGATGAGTTCATGAAGCAGGTGGAATTGACTATGACTCGATAGCTCAGTGTAACCTCAAGACAGTGCGTCTTGTGTCTAAAAATAAATAGCAAGAGTGCTCGAGCTTCACAATAGGTGTGCGCTCAATGcaagctaaaaaaaagaaaagcgaaccCACCCATACCACCTTCCCTCTTTTGTACACAGAACTTTGCAAATTTTAATGTATGCCGGCTCATTTGAATGTGTCGCTGGTAAAAAGAAATTAAACCTTGGGGTTTCAAATGCGAACACCCCAAAACTACCGAGATACAGAAGACTCGGTATTAATTCTGCCAATATTAGGTTCTTTAACAGGCACCTAAATTTAGGTACACGAGCATTTTTGTCTTTCTCCTCCTTAGAAATGTCACGGCCATGGCTGTGAATCGAGCCTGTGACCTGGTGATAAGCAGTGCAGCACCACAGGTGTTATACCACCATGCTTGTTGGCATGCATGGTAATGGGATGTGTAACGCTGCACCTAAATGCATAACAACGAAGTACTGTATTGTTGAGAAGCCAAAGTAAGTGCCATTCCAAAAGAACCATTCACCATTATAAATGACTCTAAAATCTGCACAGCAGATACACATATGCCTTAATAACTAGTCAATCCGAGCACTGTGCCTGTCTTACTGTCTGCGAGGAACAAGAGAAATTCGGAACTGGCTTCAGTAGAACGATCCCATATAGGTGATGCTCGGCATGTCTCCAATGTGAGCAGGAACCGACCTTGCCTTGGAGAGAGTGTCACTGAAGTACactgaaaagaaatgaaaaatttagTGCATTGCAAGCTGTTACGGGTGGTCTGACGCTTTAACTGTCGAACAATTGTGAGCAATCATGTTTCAACTGTACTTTGCTGTCTAAAAATAGTTTCCCTTGAACATCATTGTTCATGGAACTCTCAGTATATTTATGAGAAAATTAAGGTGGTATTCTACTCATTAGGcaggctttcatttttttttttttcgtgaactgTGAGTAAACTATTCTGTTGCATGCAGCTGAATTCCACCAACCAGAATGTGCATTTATGTGTACAaggcagaaatgaaaaaaaaaaaaacaaagttttcgAGATTTTATTAATAAGTAGCCCTGCAACTTTTCGTTTACGTTCTTAGTTTCCATATGCTGACTCTGCGCAAGTGAACTGAACTGGCGTCTATGGCGTGCGTAGCTGCGACAATTTTTGGTATTTTTATCTTGACAAATACGCCTTTCTATGGCATTACTTGCAAAACGCCTTCTTTTTAAAGCAGTAGATCGAAAGAAATGCACAGTACTGCATATTATCCTAAGCTGGgcagttaagaaaaaaaaagaaacaaagaaaaatctTCATTTTGCTGGATTAAAACAGCAAGCTGAGCGAACAAGTTTCTAGGCTAGCATTGCCAGAGTCTTAACAATGGGAGAGGAACAAAGAACAATAGGTCCAGCACCTGCGTCATCAAAGTATACTGTCCTTTGTTTCTTTCATGCCATTTGATGACAACTGTGGCTGGATTACACGGACAAACGGTTGgcacatgcaaggtaccaacAATGTTCAGACACAGTTTTACTACTTGCCGATTAATTAAACTTTATGCCACATGTTACGTTTTGCTTGGTAGCAGTGCAGTCAAGTAATTGAGATGATGTCCTGCAATTTAATGCTAGTTTTAAATTAGCAAAAATATATTCATGAGTTCTAGTCcacatttttgcaaaaaaaacaCTTCTCCCCAACCTGGGTACAAATCTCAGTGGAACTATTTAAAACTCTAGCACTACTTAAGATATTAGTATAAGGTTATGCTCCACATAGAGCTAGGCATCATCATAACTGCATTTCACCATCTACATTCTCGTACAGTATACATAGTAAAGTGATCAACTGTTCAATTAACAGTTGATCACTTTAGAAATTAACCAATTACTTACTCGTTATAACATAAATTGTGATTCCTGCTGCTGCCATTAATCACTGACAATTTAAATGATCACATTGCAATAATCACGTTCTCTACTATTCCAAAACGTTGCACTacattatttttattgtttggAACTGCTGTTTCAACCTCAAAGTATGGGTGCATCTTTGGCAATAGCCGCCAATCTTGTCATCGGTTACTCCATTATAAAATTTTAAGTATTTCCTTTGAATTCATGAGTACTGTGCTTTTAAAAGCCTGACGGAAGGCAAAGATTGTGGACTGTACCCAGCACTGGAAAGGCAGGCACATTGTAACGTTTCGTGTATCATTGACCTGTTAAAAGATAAATTTAATGATGCTTTGGAAGCTGATTAATGTTAATATAAGCAGTATGTGGTTCCAGATGGTGCAATTATTAAAGAACTGCCACGAAAAAAAGAGCATACACAGTTTTATTAGATAGCAGATGCCTATTAGTGTAGCGGGGTGAAAATGCAAAGGTTAAGTAGAAATCGCTGTGTAGAATAAAATCGCTGTGTATCATAAGCATTAAAAATCAGCCTTCACATTTGTAGATTTCAACATTCATGACTGACATGGAACTTCATCAGAGCACCTGAGCAAGAAAATAGTACCGATTTGCACGATTGTAGGCCGACTCGAATGTAGACCGACTACCctaaggttaaaaaaaaaacaactcgagtctatttcattaaaaaaaaaaagactatataCGATGTCTCTGAAAAATAGTCGAATTCCGGCGTGCCAAAGTGGCTTCACGACAGTGCTTCCAAGCTGTGCAGCAAAGCTAGCTTCCCCAAATTACGCATTTGTTTTTAGAAAGACTTTACAACCGAAACTAATTTTCGATTCTAGGtcgacatgatgatagttatagcacgagaacagaacgacaacacagaaacaagaagaacacgaagtacacttgtctctgtgttgtcgtcctgttctcgcactataactatcgtcatgtaataccaactagcccaagctgccacacttctaggtcGACCTTAAACTTCGGATTTAAGCCCTGCCACGGTGATATGGTGGCTAagctacttggctgctgacccgcagttcgtgggatggaatcccggctggggcggctgcattttcgatggaggcgaaaatgctgtaggcctgtgggctaacatttcagtgcacgttaaagaaccacaggtagtcaaaatttccggagccctccactacggcgtctctcataaccatatggtggttttaggacgttaaataccacatatcaatcaacttcggATTGCAAAGTAAGACAAATTGGATCAACCTACAATAGTGCAAATACGGTGCTACTACAATTTAACGAATGTTGTAACAGAACATCTTTTGCAGGCACTTACATACATCGTTGGGCTTCAGAAGCACCGACACCTGACGACAGCTACGGATGCAAAGCTCTGAGGGTTCAAGCACCACAAGTCTGCTGCCCTCTACTTGCACAAGCCAGGAACTTGAGAAGTCTGCGTCAGGCTGCGTAGGATACTGCCATTAGTAGTGACCCATTAATAATGATTTCTAAATGGACTCTGCATGCTGTCAGTAATTTTGCCAATCTCTTGCATCAttttcaaaagaaagaaaacatgtcATGGCTTTTGTGTGTTTCCATATTTGTCTTCCCTAAGAGCCTGCCATCTGTTTGTGCTGGAAATTGAAGCAAGAATAAGATATGCCGGCGTGTTAGAGTCAGCCATGAGATTAGGAGTATCAATAGTACAGTGAAGTCTTTTCGGTAAGTTGGAATGCTGTTTCAATGCTGTAGCACACTGAAAATCCGACACTGCACATGTGGGACAACTGTGTGTGCAGTAGACGGGAAGGTGACCATGACAGATTTTGTATTGAGACTAAATGGCCAGTACGTTGTGGCAGTATGATTCATGAGCTGCAGCTGGGTGTACCGTATATTACTTGCATCTAACTCTTGTGTGTGTGATGAATGTTAACTGTCTTGTTCAATTCTGTTTTGAAAGGGATATTCcttaatagcttttttttttcctatgcttCGCATTATGACGTGCGCATAATCAAACAAGAAGCAGAAATAAAAATGGAACTATACTTTTCTATGTTGTAAAAAGAAAATATCAAATTCCCATGCACAGTTACATAGATGCAGAGCATTCCTCAGAAAGCTAGACTTTTCCAGTTGTATGCAGCAGATTTGCGGTGATATGAATTTTGGTCTGACACAAATTTGCCAAGTTCCCCGGCCGAATTTCATTGTGTCCAATGGGCCGCAATTCGGACTTTCCCAAATGTAAGCCCCGTCACGATGATTGAAACAAACTTTGACACCGAAACTGCCGAGTGAGGGCCGAGAGCAGCGTGCCTCAGAAGCTCATGTGTGTTCTAGAAGTAGGTGCGTGGCCAGCGCACTCACAGTCAGAACTGCGATTAACGTTTGCCGAAGCCATTGTGGACGAAAGCGCGGTCGCTATCGGCGCGATCGTGTATAGTGACGATGAAACAACGTATCCGTTGCTCGATCACAGAGTCAAGACGACGTTGCTTGCCGCGaccctggtggacaaagcagcaAGATGCAGATGGCAGTGACGTAGCTACCTACAAAGCTCACAGCGCCGACTATGTGTCGTACCAGATAATAACTAGGTGCATCAGGACCGTCAATCAACAGGAACCTCTGCAAGGACACCTCGGAGACGTTTTGCACGAAGTAAGGCCTGCTAAAGACTTTCCTCAGAATTCGTGCAGCCGGGGGTGATGCCAGCGCCCTGAAAGAGAAATATATATGCAGAGCTTGGGTGCATATAAGGAAATGTTTGGGTATACTGCACCAAAATAATGCACTAAAGTTCGAGGTGCGAAATATTGCTGGGTTTACGAAGCAAACCGAATGAGTAAGACGAATAAGGAGAATCAAAGAACTTGACTTTTTCGCATAGTCACAGCCGTTCCAAGGACAGAATAAAATCTGAGAACAGTGGCGCAACCAGGGGATGGCACATAAGGAGACAAGGCATGCAAATACAGATGCAAGAGAGAAATCAATGTGCCGCAAATGCTCGAGTTTGCAGCGTGCTGACTTTTCTATTGAGTCCGTATTTGCACACCTTGTCTGTTTATCATGAATACCTTTGGCATTTCTCATCATTATCAGAGTGTTGACAGCAGTAGATGGGTCCTCATTTTTGCGTGTGCAATGCAGGAAAGTAATGACAAGAATTTGAGTCTTCAGCTGAGTAAACCGTCCTATCTTGCAAAGCCTGGGTGTGAAAAAAGGCGTTTCAAGTGCTCAAAGTTATTTTTTAGTTGATAAACAACAGACAGTGCATAAAACCAAATGTAGCAGAATTTCACACTTTATCCTGACCCTATTTATATCACACACAACATAGGAGGTTTAGAAGATTCCACCAGTAAATGCCATCATAATTAAAATATCTATGCCGATAGTGAAACATGctttttcattttattattattttttcattcatattTGTCTACACTTCTTTGATTATCTTAGCCAGCTCCTAGCActttccacaattttttttttgaaagagaaCATTTACTTTGCAAATTGAAGTTGACAAGACGGGATTTTTTAGGCGCCTTAAATatgaaataaaaattaaaaaataaggtTCATCAAGGGTCAAATGTACGAAACTTCTTCTTTTGTAAGAGTTCTTCGCCAATGCCTTCGCTATATCTTGCACCAGAAGTGGCTGAAATTCTGTCTCACTAGCGATTCTAGTGCGAGTGTCTTTTATGAGAATACTCAAGTAAAAAATGTCAAGCTGCCAAATTTTCGGAGCTGACATCTTGGAAAATGGGCAATCTATGCAAGAACTAAGCTTGCAAGGACGCCCTTCTGAACGGTGTACCGATGCACAATCAGTATGCTACGTTTTGTCTTTACACCTGTTGTTGTGCGTCTTATCCCCACATAGTGTAAGTTTTGCAAGCTTGCCAAATCGTAGAAATAGTAGGCGAGGAAATGATGGGAGCTCGCTTACCACGAGATCTGAAAATATCGGTCGTCCACCTGTTGCCACTCCTGCAATTCAAGCAAATGGCGGGGTTCCTCTACACCACGAAGAGTCGAATAGAACTTGGCAGATCTATCATTTGTTATTTCAGGGTGGGCCTTCAAATATTGGTGCACCTGCTCCCCACTAATGTTGAGCTTCAGGGCATCCTAAATAACGGAACGACAGTTACTAAATTCACAAATTGTGGGCCTGACATAGATAGTATGTTTCTAGTGATGCATACCTTTACGACGAAGGGCATAAGGCTCAAGACGTAGTCGCGGGCAGTGTCGGGATGACCGGTCAGGTCGACAATCGACTTGAAATTTTCGCAAGGCCAGCATGCAGATTCGTTCATTGGTTTGAAAAATGGATTGTGAACCAGGCATTTTCTACCGTGGTACTCTGAAACAAACCGAAGGAACTTTCGTCAAAGGAATTCATCACACGGCTACTGCATTTAGCTAGGCTAGCAGGTATTTGTTCAATACCTCCATAATACTAGCGAACATCCACAAACACAGCACAGAAAGACATAGACTAGTGGTTTTACTGTGTATGTCTGTACTCCCTGTGCGTGTTCGCCAGTATTGTGGAGGTATTCTATTATAACATGACCGCTCTGGATCGAATACTTACGCGCCAGTGACGGAAACTGGTTCAGCAACGGTAATGCGAGTAAGCGAGCGGTTCGAAGTCCGGGGTACGTGAGCGCGTCGTATAATTTGTATATAGCCATGTCTTCGAAGTAAATCAGAAGGATCAGTTTGAGGGACAGTACGAGAACCGAGAACCACATGGCCATGTTCGTGAACCGCGCGCAGACACTCGTCGCCGGAGTGCTCGCACATGTTGACGTTCCCTTCAAGAACAACTCTCTGAGGCACTTGTCGACGGCGCTAGGCGGTACGTCGAGCCTCGCGGCACTAGCCAACAGGTATCGTAGGTCGGCGCGAAACGAAGATTTCGTTGTTTTGGAGCGGACGCGGCCAGCTGAAGGCATGATGTCCGATTACGTTGATTGCCACTTAGCAGCTTGGACGACTTTGGCGGCAGTGGAGAAGGGTTACGTTTCGGCGAAACTTTCGTGAATCACGATCACGTTCCTGGAATGCCACTGCACTCTCCGAAAGCGGACGCACGCAAGGGATGAGCCATCGCTTTCTCACTCTCCCAAATTCTCTTTCTCTCACACCAGCCTTCGTAATAACCGTGAGTTATTGCACTTGTCGTGCTGAAAGTGACCTCAACTGCTCTCCGGTATAATGTACAAAAGGTTTATTTATACAAACACGTCTCGCATGTCCCGTAAAAAAAGTACTCTAGAAGTAAAGTATTTATACAATGAATTCTGCCCACCATGGCGAcctgggggtgtagctcagtggtagagcgttcgcttcgcatgtgaaaggccccgggttcgaaccccggcacctccacaaggcaatattttttttttaaacttttatcAAATATCAATAATTATGCAATTTGAAACGTAGAAGAGCACAGCCCAATGCCGCAAAGGCAAATTTGCCGCTGTAAAAGAAATCGCGTACCACTTGCTGGCATGCGAGCTGATGCAATCCCCATTGGCGCAACGAGCGCTGCTGCTAAATGGTTATTCGCGCACGTTCCGGCTATTCGTGACACTTATTTAGTTGTGGGTTCCTGAATCTGTGTCTTCTAGGGTCGCTAGAGCGCTATTTGGCGAGAACTATTTGCGGAGTCGCCTTTTACTACTATCATTATCCGAGTTCCTCGATAAAAAACGCCAGGTAACGCTACCAAGGCGCAAGGTACGGTGATAAGGACTTCCGAGGACTTGATTCTGCAATAAATGTACCCATCGCATGTAGTGGTACGTACAGTCGTTAATCTATCGTTTTTATTTAAATATAATTTTCGCACACTTCAGcgcggaatgttttttttttttttgctttcttctagctttttcctccacctacCAGAGACCTCTCTGCTTTCCTCCTTCTCCTCTTTTTTGCGACGTCACAGGTTATTTGGGATGTGACGTCGGCATACGGCTGCTCCGCCATTTTCGTCTTCGACTTCAGCTGTGCAGTATCGTGTGAGAAATGGTCTGCTGTGAAGTTGTCGTTGTGTCGAGTGTTTCGCTTGCTTTGGACCGTGATTTCTGCGTTGTTAGCGATGGTGACCACTTTGGCATGATTGTCGCCGCTCGTGCTATCCGCTCGCATCGTCGAATTCAAGGGGAAACCGCCCGTAGTAAGCCTTGCCTCAGCCCTATCGGTAAGCCTGTCAAGTTCGAACCCTGGTCCATCATGCGGTGGTCCATGTGTAGAAACCATGCCGCCCTACTCGCAGGCGAATGTTGATTGAGCAGTGGTAGCCACTGGGAACGCCGGTCAGGTTTTCCGCACAGCCGAAATTTTTGAGTGACGCAGCTGATTCACCCGAAGTGTCGTCGTCAGCCCGTGCTATGAGCCAAGCATGCCAAAAACGAGACACTCGCACGTCTGACATAGTCGCCCCGAAGCACGGCATGAAGAATGGCTTCCTAAAGTATCCCAAGTGCGGCTTCAGCTGCGCCGCCGCTGTGTCACGCAGCAACTCTGCAGAAGACTTGCTGACCGGACGGTCGACGAAAGCGCGCCAAGCACGCAGTCGCAAGCGATTTGCTACCGACCGCGGTGCAAGTGTGCCGGGACTCACAATGTGCATCGATAAGCCTCAGGAGGAAGCCGGGGTCGCTTCCAGCCCCGAAAGAATCGCGAACGCCCAGATGCCGCCCAAACAGAAGCAGCACAGGCGTCGACGGCGACGCGCGAAGCCCATGCGCGCGCCGTCGACTACCGCAGCTCCGCTGCAAAGCCCCGCTGGAATTCGCATCGAGAGGTCCCCCACCAAACAGGACTTTATATTTTGCGTCGAATCGACCAGCAAGAGGGACCTGAAGAAACCAGGCGGTGAGGAGGCGCCTTGTGCGTCGAAGGCTTCGCCCCCGTTCAACTCGGCCATCGCGTTCATTCTGGGAGGCAACGACGATTTGAGCGACACCAGCAGCGATTGGGACGAAGTGGACGACTATGGCGCTGGACCGGACTTTGCTGCCAACGTCTTCATGATGCCGCTGTTGAACAGTTTGCTCTCGATGTCGGCACTCTCCGACTCGTGCCCTTTGCGGAGTCTCAGCGGCGATCAGGTGGACGGTCCGCTGCTCTCCGTGTCCCAGCACGTCAGAAATGCCAACGAAAAATGGAACCGAAATTACTACGGGGAGGACTCCTCCAAGCCGCCTCGCTCAGCAAAGGTGATGTTGCCCGATAAGCACCATTCTAATAGTTGGTACGTGCGGCGCTTCTACTGCCGTCGCGGCAAGTGCGGTCAGTCGGGTAGAAGGCCATCTTGAGTGCCTCGCGACCGGAAAATAACGAGTCCTTTTTATGTTTGCGCATTTGCCCCCAATTGTAAAGGAGGTCGTTACCGCTGGAATTACGTACTCCGAGGCGCCGACATTTGTCTTATTTTTGTTGGGTTAAGTAGTTGGTAGATAAGTGAATTGCAAAAAGTTGCCACGCCGGCGCGATGTGGCGGCGTAACAGCTGTTAATTTCGCGTAGTGATAAGTCGTGTGCATAAGCTCGCCTGCTGCATACCCAGAGAATATTTTCCTTGTTGCAATCCAGCTGCAGGGACTCTATTATCAAATTTAAGTATTGCCTTCAGCTGTAAATGACGGATAGATGAAGATTGAATAACATTCAGACATTTCGTAGTCTAACAGACGTTGGTGGAAATTCTGTACGCTAACCGCGCGATTCGGGACTAGGTCGATGTTGTAAACGAAATTGTTCTTGGCAGACAGCAGCATGTTTGGGCATTGAGTAGTGACTGGGATTTCTAGTGTTATTCTGTTATATGCCAGGTTATCTGAATTTGCCTGAACATTGCATGAAATTGAGGGGAAAAAAAGTGATGTAATTGTAGGACCTTTGCCAATTAGTGGTCGTACTTTTGCTACGTGACCTTTCTCTGTCCCAAAAAAGCAGCATTTTTGTTGAACACTGCCTTTGCAGTCTTTCGGCATTGTTTCTGATTTGCCTTTTATCTGTAGAGTTCACATCCTTGCtcatataagttttttttttttttaatggccgAATTCAGAACTGAAATTAGCTTTGCTAAGGCTCTATTGGTGCATACATATTCCCAAATTTCTTCTAAAACAATTTGTACATGTGGCTTTCTATAGAAATCCTAACTTTTGAAGATGTTAGGGTTCTTGGATTGTGGAGTCTAGTGTGTTATTTTGCACACTACTTATGCTGTCAGTTATAAGAACATAAATgtattgaagcaaaaaaaaaaaaaacattgggaaAGTAAGCTTGAGTAGTAACGTTAGCAAAGCTTGAA
The nucleotide sequence above comes from Rhipicephalus microplus isolate Deutch F79 chromosome 2, USDA_Rmic, whole genome shotgun sequence. Encoded proteins:
- the PPP1R15 gene encoding protein phosphatase 1 regulatory subunit 15 — encoded protein: MSQACQKRDTRTSDIVAPKHGMKNGFLKYPKCGFSCAAAVSRSNSAEDLLTGRSTKARQARSRKRFATDRGASVPGLTMCIDKPQEEAGVASSPERIANAQMPPKQKQHRRRRRRAKPMRAPSTTAAPLQSPAGIRIERSPTKQDFIFCVESTSKRDLKKPGGEEAPCASKASPPFNSAIAFILGGNDDLSDTSSDWDEVDDYGAGPDFAANVFMMPLLNSLLSMSALSDSCPLRSLSGDQVDGPLLSVSQHVRNANEKWNRNYYGEDSSKPPRSAKVSFPVGDQLVEVHSADDLERKGPWEQIAVDRRRFQARIASVESVLAPVLSFEHRQKVYQEIYASDSE
- the LOC119170607 gene encoding uncharacterized protein LOC119170607; this encodes MPSAGRVRSKTTKSSFRADLRYLLASAARLDVPPSAVDKCLRELFLKGTSTCASTPATSVCARFTNMAMWFSVLVLSLKLILLIYFEDMAIYKLYDALTYPGLRTARLLALPLLNQFPSLAQYHGRKCLVHNPFFKPMNESACWPCENFKSIVDLTGHPDTARDYVLSLMPFVVKDALKLNISGEQVHQYLKAHPEITNDRSAKFYSTLRGVEEPRHLLELQEWQQVDDRYFQISWALASPPAARILRKVFSRPYFVQNVSEVSLQRFLLIDGPDAPSYYLPDADFSSSWLVQVEGSRLVVLEPSELCIRSCRQVSVLLKPNDVLYFSDTLSKARSVPAHIGDMPSITYMGSFY